One genomic segment of Halorientalis litorea includes these proteins:
- a CDS encoding acyl-CoA dehydrogenase family protein, translated as MLSLTDEQRMVLETLEDLAHSEFEENAFTWEGETPWENIELLADQGFLGINIGEEYGGGGMDELAAMLTIEAVGEVCPDTAQYLYEQQMVAPRAIEMFGSEAVKEEYLPKVTAGETCIAVAISEPESGSDVASMNTEVTEENGELVLNGEKTWVSSVEESSAAVVWTKFPEGMGTVVMDFDAAGVDVAQHFTNMADHRQTQFYMEDVHIPEENVLTRGPDGFKNQLKALNWERLGSSTFANSMARNALGKALDYAEDREQFGQPIGDFQGIEWKLADMTKQLEASRALTYRAATTAVEQGRIPDRMGTSIAKLFSSEIAESVVSEALQIHGANGYQQGHPLEYLYRLARARRIAAGTDEIQKNQIASVLRDDGLPSLT; from the coding sequence ACCTCGCTCACTCGGAGTTCGAGGAGAACGCGTTCACCTGGGAGGGCGAGACACCGTGGGAGAACATCGAACTCCTCGCAGACCAAGGTTTCCTCGGCATCAACATCGGAGAGGAGTACGGCGGCGGCGGGATGGACGAGTTGGCCGCGATGCTCACCATCGAGGCTGTCGGTGAGGTGTGCCCCGACACCGCGCAGTACCTCTACGAACAGCAGATGGTCGCGCCCCGCGCCATCGAGATGTTCGGGTCCGAGGCAGTCAAAGAGGAGTACCTCCCGAAGGTGACGGCGGGCGAGACGTGCATCGCCGTCGCCATCTCGGAACCCGAATCCGGGTCCGACGTGGCGTCGATGAACACCGAGGTCACGGAGGAGAACGGCGAGTTAGTACTCAACGGCGAGAAGACGTGGGTCAGTAGCGTCGAAGAGTCGAGTGCCGCCGTCGTCTGGACGAAGTTCCCCGAGGGGATGGGAACGGTCGTGATGGACTTCGACGCGGCTGGTGTCGACGTGGCCCAGCACTTCACCAACATGGCCGACCACCGGCAGACGCAGTTCTACATGGAGGATGTCCACATCCCCGAGGAGAACGTCCTCACCCGTGGTCCGGACGGGTTCAAGAACCAACTGAAGGCCCTCAACTGGGAGCGACTCGGGAGTTCCACGTTCGCGAACTCGATGGCTCGGAACGCCCTCGGGAAGGCACTGGATTACGCCGAGGACCGCGAACAGTTCGGCCAACCTATCGGGGACTTCCAAGGTATCGAGTGGAAACTCGCGGACATGACCAAGCAACTGGAGGCGTCCCGCGCGCTGACGTACCGCGCGGCGACGACGGCCGTCGAACAGGGCCGTATCCCCGACCGGATGGGGACCAGCATCGCCAAACTCTTCTCCTCGGAGATAGCCGAGAGCGTCGTCAGCGAGGCACTCCAGATACACGGCGCGAACGGCTACCAGCAGGGCCATCCCCTCGAATACCTCTACCGGCTGGCCCGTGCCCGCCGCATCGCGGCCGGAACCGACGAGATTCAGAAAAACCAGATTGCGTCGGTCCTTCGCGACGACGGTCTCCCGTCGCTCACGTGA
- a CDS encoding IclR family transcriptional regulator produces the protein MTDDATPRADGNDVDAPIKSLGTTFRVVDELKRNDGGRVTEIAEETGLSKSAVHKHLATLVAHGYVVKDGDRYSLSFRFLDIGGYVRAQFPRANVIKTKVQELATETGEVAQCMTEQSGKSVVLYRETGTNGVPTRTRPGKRMFLHQTASGKAILSQLPRERVEEILDQHGLPRATDATITDREELFEELETTRDRGIAYSLGESTRGLYAVAAPMTKPDGTVLGAFVVSGPTHRMRGQPMDEEYPDLLLSLVNEVELNIAHS, from the coding sequence ATGACCGACGACGCGACACCCCGCGCGGACGGGAACGACGTGGACGCCCCGATAAAGAGTCTCGGGACGACATTCCGGGTCGTCGATGAGTTGAAGCGAAACGACGGCGGGCGCGTCACCGAGATAGCCGAAGAGACGGGACTCTCGAAGAGTGCCGTCCACAAGCACCTCGCGACGCTCGTCGCGCACGGGTACGTCGTCAAAGACGGCGATAGATACAGTCTGAGCTTCCGGTTTCTGGACATCGGCGGGTACGTCAGAGCGCAGTTCCCGCGCGCGAACGTCATCAAGACCAAGGTTCAGGAACTCGCGACGGAGACCGGTGAGGTGGCACAGTGTATGACCGAACAGAGCGGCAAGTCCGTCGTTCTCTACCGCGAGACGGGGACCAACGGCGTTCCGACGCGCACCCGCCCCGGCAAACGGATGTTCCTCCACCAGACTGCTTCGGGGAAGGCGATTCTCTCGCAACTTCCCCGCGAGCGCGTCGAGGAGATTCTCGACCAGCACGGCCTCCCGCGGGCGACGGACGCGACCATCACCGACCGTGAGGAACTGTTCGAGGAACTCGAAACGACGCGGGACCGCGGTATCGCGTACAGCCTCGGAGAGAGCACACGCGGCCTCTACGCCGTCGCCGCGCCGATGACGAAACCCGACGGGACGGTACTCGGCGCGTTCGTCGTCTCGGGGCCGACACATCGGATGCGCGGGCAACCGATGGACGAGGAGTATCCCGACCTCCTGTTGAGCCTCGTCAACGAAGTCGAACTCAACATAGCGCACTCCTGA
- a CDS encoding NAD(P)-dependent oxidoreductase → MPDVLVVTSESHPIDIETFADELGDPYTISQLELPPGTLHVHADDELTAALEGKDAVFLRAGEMTETVIDAAHDLQVIAVHGSGYDHIDVTAATRNGVVVTHNPEGPGPAVVEHTVAMLTVLLREFPERFERTARGEWSRDPAPELSQQTVGVVGLGFVGSRVARTVSEAYGADVIGYDPYVAGTLDSDIWPRVSRDEMEAAGVELVGKDELFRRSDLVTLHTPLTDRTENMVGEVELDALAGGYLVNTGRGGCVDEDALVAALDSGQLERAALDVLAEEPPASDHPLVGHPRVYLTPHVASATDGYPPRAANAAAEKIDTVLSGGRPDTVVNPDV, encoded by the coding sequence ATGCCGGATGTCCTCGTCGTCACGAGTGAGTCGCACCCCATCGATATCGAGACGTTTGCCGACGAACTCGGCGACCCGTACACGATTTCCCAACTGGAACTACCGCCCGGAACGTTACACGTCCACGCTGACGATGAACTGACAGCCGCCCTCGAAGGCAAAGACGCTGTGTTCCTTCGCGCTGGCGAGATGACCGAGACAGTCATCGACGCCGCCCACGACTTGCAGGTCATCGCTGTCCACGGGTCCGGGTACGACCACATCGACGTGACGGCCGCCACCCGGAACGGCGTTGTCGTCACGCACAACCCCGAGGGACCCGGCCCCGCGGTGGTCGAACACACCGTCGCGATGCTGACCGTCTTGTTGCGTGAGTTCCCGGAGCGGTTCGAGCGAACGGCGCGGGGCGAGTGGTCACGTGACCCGGCACCCGAACTGAGCCAGCAAACCGTCGGCGTAGTCGGACTCGGGTTCGTCGGCTCTCGCGTGGCGCGGACCGTCTCCGAGGCGTACGGGGCCGACGTCATCGGGTACGACCCCTACGTCGCCGGGACGCTCGACTCGGATATTTGGCCCCGGGTGAGCCGCGACGAGATGGAAGCCGCCGGCGTGGAACTGGTCGGGAAAGACGAACTGTTCCGGCGGTCGGACCTCGTTACGCTCCACACGCCGCTGACCGACCGCACCGAGAATATGGTGGGCGAGGTCGAACTCGACGCGCTTGCGGGCGGCTACCTCGTCAACACCGGCCGCGGCGGATGTGTCGACGAGGACGCGCTCGTCGCCGCTCTCGATTCGGGGCAGTTGGAACGCGCCGCACTCGACGTGCTCGCCGAGGAACCGCCGGCGTCGGACCACCCGCTCGTCGGTCACCCTCGTGTCTATCTCACACCGCACGTGGCCAGTGCGACCGACGGGTACCCGCCCCGCGCCGCGAACGCGGCGGCCGAGAAAATCGACACTGTCCTCTCCGGTGGTCGCCCGGATACAGTCGTCAACCCGGACGTGTAG
- a CDS encoding cysteine dioxygenase family protein, whose product MATTDQEFFLDNDRTHEFIDTVRDITDRHDDVDDRDEIHDLLSEMHDPFEALLVDDEWLPELYANSPPEDYDDHGEMGRDIAQWLLYRSDDLVLFSLVIPPEVETPVHDHLAWGLVGLYGGQQEESFYRRVDEMDNDIGPAELELDRVQEQGRGDFYELVPPEDDIHKVKTSSDEPSVSIHLLGADVGCVQRHAFDPDDDFVEQFMSHYTNVRCDTNGLVQDDH is encoded by the coding sequence ATGGCGACGACAGACCAAGAGTTCTTCCTCGACAACGACCGCACACACGAGTTCATCGACACGGTTCGAGACATCACCGACCGACACGACGACGTGGACGACAGAGACGAGATACACGACCTGTTGTCGGAGATGCACGACCCGTTCGAGGCACTGCTCGTGGACGACGAGTGGCTCCCGGAACTGTACGCCAACTCGCCACCGGAGGACTACGACGACCACGGCGAGATGGGGCGCGACATCGCACAGTGGTTGCTCTACCGGAGCGACGACCTCGTGTTGTTCAGCCTCGTCATCCCGCCGGAGGTGGAGACGCCGGTTCACGACCATCTCGCGTGGGGACTGGTCGGTCTCTACGGTGGCCAGCAGGAAGAGTCGTTCTACCGCCGTGTAGACGAGATGGACAACGACATCGGCCCGGCAGAGCTAGAACTGGACCGCGTACAGGAGCAGGGCCGTGGCGACTTCTACGAACTCGTCCCGCCCGAGGACGACATTCACAAGGTGAAGACCAGTTCCGACGAACCGAGCGTGAGCATCCACCTGCTCGGCGCGGACGTGGGGTGTGTCCAACGACACGCCTTCGACCCGGACGACGACTTCGTGGAGCAGTTCATGTCCCACTACACGAACGTCCGGTGTGACACGAACGGCCTCGTGCAGGACGACCACTGA
- a CDS encoding HAD family hydrolase: MSERRERIECPYDAIVFDNDGVIVEPTDRDVIVDAVVETFREFDVDVDRSHAEWTVASAAGPTEAVHEDHDIDAAAFWRRREAKAADAQCAAVRAGGKQVYDDVNALDAFDTPLGLVSNNQHATVEFLLDYHGLDGRFETAYGRHPTVTGAERRKPDPHYIETALDDIGTTDALYVGDSEKDIVAAQRAGIDAAFLRRDHVAEVDLSVSPTYEVPDLDALVGTLSGQSRTESD; encoded by the coding sequence ATGTCTGAACGCCGAGAACGAATCGAATGTCCATACGACGCAATCGTCTTCGACAACGACGGCGTCATCGTGGAACCGACCGATAGGGACGTGATAGTGGATGCAGTCGTCGAGACGTTCCGGGAGTTCGACGTGGACGTGGACCGCTCACACGCGGAGTGGACTGTCGCGTCGGCTGCTGGCCCGACGGAGGCGGTCCACGAGGACCACGACATCGACGCCGCAGCGTTCTGGCGACGGCGGGAAGCGAAAGCCGCGGACGCACAGTGTGCCGCGGTCCGGGCTGGAGGGAAGCAGGTGTACGACGACGTGAACGCGCTCGACGCGTTCGACACGCCGCTCGGCCTCGTCAGTAACAACCAGCACGCGACGGTCGAGTTCCTCCTCGATTACCACGGTCTCGACGGCCGGTTCGAGACTGCCTACGGCCGTCACCCCACAGTCACGGGTGCGGAGCGGCGAAAGCCCGACCCTCACTACATCGAGACGGCACTCGACGACATCGGGACGACGGACGCGCTCTACGTCGGGGACTCCGAGAAAGATATCGTCGCCGCTCAGCGGGCCGGTATCGACGCCGCATTCCTGCGGCGCGACCACGTCGCCGAGGTCGACCTGTCCGTCTCACCGACGTACGAAGTACCTGACCTCGATGCACTCGTGGGGACACTCTCCGGGCAGTCGAGAACCGAGTCGGACTGA
- a CDS encoding sugar phosphate isomerase/epimerase family protein yields the protein MTEASLGAAMDVRFGATVEEFLTYITDLGLNHVEFKHEYLCGHPDTPDPSTVRELAESYDVSVTYHAPFRDWNPASFNDAVREASVQQVKRTLDDAHEAGADAVVVHGGSVPHRYPEWVKETARENAMRSLAEAAQYAQLVGVPLCLENQPRDGSKRRYTTSPTDLGAALDAVDVTPDILGVTLDVGHAKVNGHDWDAFVERFGDRIRVCHLHDNDGTSDQHEPLTDYEGVVESVPADNFVFETKSVTDVAASIGAETTPIATELPTDV from the coding sequence ATGACCGAAGCGTCACTCGGGGCGGCGATGGACGTCCGCTTCGGCGCGACTGTCGAGGAGTTCCTGACGTACATCACGGACCTCGGCCTCAACCACGTCGAGTTCAAACACGAGTACCTCTGTGGCCACCCGGACACGCCGGACCCGTCGACGGTTCGGGAACTGGCCGAGAGTTACGACGTGTCGGTCACCTACCACGCGCCGTTTCGGGACTGGAACCCGGCGAGTTTCAACGACGCCGTGCGGGAGGCGTCAGTCCAGCAGGTCAAGCGGACGTTGGACGACGCCCACGAGGCGGGTGCCGACGCCGTCGTCGTCCACGGCGGGTCGGTTCCACACCGCTACCCCGAGTGGGTGAAAGAGACGGCCAGAGAGAACGCGATGCGGTCGCTCGCGGAGGCGGCACAGTACGCCCAGCTGGTCGGCGTGCCCCTCTGTCTGGAGAACCAACCGCGGGACGGCTCGAAACGGCGATACACCACCTCACCCACCGACCTCGGAGCGGCGTTGGACGCCGTCGACGTGACGCCCGATATCCTCGGCGTGACGCTCGACGTGGGCCACGCGAAGGTCAACGGGCACGACTGGGACGCGTTCGTGGAGCGGTTCGGCGACCGAATCCGCGTGTGTCACCTGCACGACAACGACGGGACGAGCGACCAGCACGAACCGCTGACCGACTACGAGGGCGTCGTCGAGTCCGTTCCCGCGGATAATTTCGTCTTCGAGACCAAGTCGGTTACCGACGTGGCGGCGAGCATCGGTGCGGAAACAACACCTATCGCAACGGAACTTCCGACAGATGTCTGA